A genomic stretch from Terriglobus sp. RCC_193 includes:
- a CDS encoding DedA family protein — protein MTEKIIDFLLPYITHLITAIGYPGVALLMAIESACIPLPSEIIMPFAGYVVDMGKMNLYLAATAGAIGCNLGSVVAYWIGAHGGRPLVERFGRYVLMSHKDLDRVDHYFQKYGEITVLVGRLLPVVRTFIALPAGIARMPQLRFHIYTFIGSWPWCFALAYVGMKAGASWNDPHSTLKQILHKADAAIIAVILVGIVWFVWTHLKNRNLPAGA, from the coding sequence ATGACCGAAAAGATCATCGATTTCCTGCTGCCCTACATCACACACCTGATCACTGCGATTGGATATCCCGGCGTGGCGCTTCTCATGGCGATTGAATCCGCCTGCATTCCGCTGCCGAGCGAAATCATCATGCCGTTCGCCGGATATGTGGTGGACATGGGCAAGATGAATCTCTATCTGGCGGCGACGGCTGGTGCAATCGGCTGCAATCTTGGCTCAGTGGTGGCGTATTGGATTGGCGCACACGGCGGTCGTCCGCTGGTGGAACGGTTTGGCCGTTATGTATTGATGAGTCACAAGGACCTGGACCGCGTGGACCACTACTTCCAGAAGTATGGCGAGATCACGGTGCTGGTGGGTCGATTGCTGCCGGTGGTGCGTACGTTTATTGCGCTGCCCGCCGGGATTGCGCGTATGCCGCAGCTCCGTTTCCACATCTACACCTTCATCGGTTCATGGCCGTGGTGCTTTGCGCTGGCGTATGTGGGCATGAAGGCAGGTGCAAGCTGGAACGATCCGCACAGCACACTGAAGCAGATTCTGCACAAAGCAGATGCTGCAATTATCGCGGTCATCCTGGTGGGCATCGTATGGTTTGTGTGGACGCACCTGAAGAATCGCAACCTGCCTGCGGGAGCTTAG
- a CDS encoding flagellar motor protein MotB has product MSKKKKHAEHVNHERWLVSWADLLTLLFAFFVVMFASSSSDKKKAAKMAAAMQTAFQQTAVFDAHAKTPPLAPGAGTSNGAPMPLEMPLETPTVEGSKGKENDDAFRNEIANALAVAVRQHMVTIRTNDEGTTLSLDSAGFFDSGSAEVKPSALTVLTRIARALPNGPTRIEGHTDNQPIHTAQFRSNWELSTARAASIAQVLMMSSVNSPANFSLAGYGEFHPIAGNNTAEGRATNRRVDIVLLRTRAAAPMTSNKLNATEKPRSISANEAPPLPFAMKTISSRQAPAQ; this is encoded by the coding sequence ATGAGCAAGAAGAAGAAGCATGCCGAACACGTCAATCACGAACGGTGGCTCGTCTCCTGGGCTGATCTTCTTACACTCCTCTTCGCCTTCTTCGTCGTCATGTTTGCCTCCAGTTCCAGCGATAAGAAGAAAGCAGCAAAAATGGCCGCCGCCATGCAGACTGCGTTTCAACAAACGGCCGTCTTCGATGCACACGCGAAGACGCCACCGCTCGCACCGGGAGCAGGCACCAGCAACGGCGCTCCCATGCCGCTGGAGATGCCTCTCGAAACACCCACCGTCGAAGGAAGTAAAGGCAAAGAGAACGATGATGCCTTCAGGAACGAAATCGCCAATGCCCTCGCGGTCGCAGTGCGGCAGCACATGGTCACCATCCGCACCAACGATGAGGGAACAACACTGTCACTCGACAGCGCTGGCTTCTTCGACTCAGGCAGCGCAGAGGTAAAGCCTTCCGCACTGACGGTTCTGACGAGAATCGCGCGAGCACTTCCCAATGGCCCGACACGCATTGAAGGGCACACGGACAATCAGCCCATCCACACGGCACAGTTCCGTTCCAACTGGGAGCTCTCCACCGCACGCGCAGCGTCCATCGCACAAGTGTTAATGATGAGCAGCGTCAATTCACCAGCGAACTTCTCTCTTGCGGGCTACGGTGAATTTCACCCCATCGCAGGCAACAACACCGCCGAAGGCCGCGCTACCAATCGCCGCGTCGACATCGTTCTATTGCGCACCAGAGCAGCGGCGCCTATGACGAGTAACAAGCTCAATGCAACAGAAAAGCCTCGCAGCATCTCTGCCAACGAGGCTCCTCCACTACCGTTTGCGATGAAGACTATTTCATCCCGCCAAGCACCTGCACAGTGA
- a CDS encoding flagellar motor protein — protein MDIASIGGIVIALVAILGAMIMEGGNLGQITQLTAAMIVLGGTIGACAVQFPLNVLIASAKGIVRVFLHKGTNEDAVLKQIVEFANKARKSGIVSLDADLASVKEPFLKQGLMLAVDGTESSEVRKIMQLEIDNKSEMEEKIPAVLESAGAFSPTIGIIGAVLGLIQVMQHLDNIDEVGKGIAVAFVATIYGVALANLFCLPAAGKLKIRHKEHLMMQEMMLEGVISILEGLNPRMIETKLKTFLAHGRAEAA, from the coding sequence ATGGATATCGCAAGCATCGGAGGCATTGTCATAGCCCTCGTTGCCATCCTCGGCGCCATGATTATGGAAGGTGGCAACCTGGGCCAGATCACCCAACTTACGGCTGCCATGATCGTACTCGGTGGCACCATCGGCGCATGCGCTGTGCAGTTCCCTCTCAATGTCCTCATCGCCTCCGCCAAAGGTATTGTTCGTGTCTTTCTCCACAAAGGCACAAATGAAGATGCCGTGTTGAAACAAATTGTGGAATTTGCAAACAAGGCGCGCAAAAGCGGCATCGTCTCACTCGATGCGGATCTCGCCTCCGTCAAAGAACCTTTCCTGAAGCAAGGCCTCATGCTGGCAGTCGATGGCACAGAGTCCAGTGAAGTTCGCAAGATCATGCAGCTTGAAATCGACAACAAGAGTGAGATGGAAGAAAAGATCCCCGCCGTGCTGGAATCTGCCGGAGCTTTTTCGCCCACTATCGGCATCATTGGAGCCGTACTGGGACTGATCCAGGTCATGCAACATCTCGACAACATCGACGAGGTAGGCAAAGGCATTGCAGTCGCCTTCGTCGCCACAATCTATGGTGTGGCACTCGCAAATCTCTTCTGCCTTCCCGCTGCGGGCAAACTGAAGATTCGTCACAAGGAACACCTGATGATGCAGGAGATGATGCTCGAAGGTGTTATCAGCATCCTGGAAGGCCTGAACCCGCGCATGATTGAAACCAAGTTGAAGACCTTCCTTGCTCATGGTCGCGCAGAGGCAGCTTAA